The proteins below are encoded in one region of Bosea sp. BIWAKO-01:
- a CDS encoding DUF6111 family protein, translating to MLRSVTEEILLFVLPFCIFASYLIVRRRNPFDVEHWDGHVFWLSVVGLVISIGFVAYTGWIAPRSQGAYVPPHMENGQLVPGQFR from the coding sequence ATGCTGCGTTCGGTGACCGAAGAGATTCTGCTCTTCGTCCTGCCCTTTTGTATCTTCGCAAGCTATCTGATCGTCAGGCGGCGCAACCCCTTCGACGTCGAGCACTGGGACGGGCACGTGTTCTGGCTGTCGGTCGTGGGGCTCGTGATCTCGATCGGCTTCGTCGCCTATACCGGTTGGATCGCTCCGCGCAGTCAGGGCGCTTACGTGCCGCCCCATATGGAGAACGGGCAACTCGTCCCTGGCCAGTTCAGATGA